GGCAATTACAGATGGTCAAAAGACATTGGTTCATTTGACACAGAACCATGCATAAAAAGCATCGCCATTGCCGATGACAATACCATCTATGCCGGTGGAGATTCGCTGTATGCCTTTGACATTAATGGAACAGTTAAATGGGTTTACGGTGATCTGAATACTCTTCCGGGTGGCATTAGAAGTGCAATAATTATTGACCCTGCCGGCAACCTGTTCTTCACAGATTACACTCATGTCATTTCACTCGACAAAAACGGGCATGAAAGATGGACGTATATTACCAGTGATGCCGGTGTTTCAAGCCCTGCCTTTACAAAGGATTATTCGAATTTGATCATTGCTGTTGGTAAAGAAATTTATTCCATAAAAACTTCAGGTGGCAATTTAGACTGGAAGTATCCTATTAATATGAATGCTGATTTCAGGTCTACACCTGCAGTAGATGATAATGGAGTTATTTATATTGGAAGCCATGGTTTTGGCTTGGATAACGATGAATCTACCTTATATGCGGTTAAGGCTGATGGTTCAGGGATTTTATGGCAAAATAATCTTGGTTCCGATATTTATTCTTCACCTACACTTGGCAACGACAGGGTAATTTATCTTGGTTCCGAAGGTCATGGCAATACAGAGGATAAGCACAACAGACTTCATGCTTTTAGAATGTCGAATAGTGAAAGAATTTGGTCAGCTCAACTTTATAATGACGTAACCTGGGGCTCACCTATATTATCAGATAACGGAATGTTATACGTTTCCTCAATGTATACTCACGATGGGCAATTCCCTTCGGGAGTTTATGCCTTTCAAACAGATGCTACAGGGCTACTTCCTAACTGTGGTTCATCAACCTTTCAACTTAGCAATGCCCATAATGGAAGAAGGTAATATAAATATACGAACCGCTAACAGCAGCTACAAGAAATTGGCGGTTCAATGGTTAAATGAAGCTTTTTGCTTCGTATCAAGTTCAGTGCTGGCAGACAGTTTTGTGCTTCGAAATCGCCAACTTCTTGTAGCTGCAAAACGTTAGAGGATAAGCTTGAAACGTAAATTGACAAAAAAGGGGGAATCATGACAAATTTATTAAAATCCAGAGCATATTTATATGTTACGCTTCTTATTCTATTTGTTTCTCTGTTATTTCAATTTAAACAATCATCCTGCAAATTAGGTGATACTAAATTGAGAGAAAAAGACTCTATGGAAATGGTTTATGTTCCATCTGGTAATTTTCTAATGGGAAGTAGTGATGAACAACTTGATAAGGCTATGCATGATTGTGAA
This genomic interval from Bacteroidales bacterium contains the following:
- a CDS encoding PQQ-binding-like beta-propeller repeat protein — encoded protein: MQKTEKTIIEITTIILMLGLTLIGCDKENMKDGNEVTKSDRQKYEFSVPGLGFSVGCPTLVNNFIYIGTSSNLSYPPSPTNYFYKLDATLNKVWEFPLSNKQLRGPASLDTYGNIYFVVDSGRTEAFGNTINKIYSLDNNGNYRWSKDIGSFDTEPCIKSIAIADDNTIYAGGDSLYAFDINGTVKWVYGDLNTLPGGIRSAIIIDPAGNLFFTDYTHVISLDKNGHERWTYITSDAGVSSPAFTKDYSNLIIAVGKEIYSIKTSGGNLDWKYPINMNADFRSTPAVDDNGVIYIGSHGFGLDNDESTLYAVKADGSGILWQNNLGSDIYSSPTLGNDRVIYLGSEGHGNTEDKHNRLHAFRMSNSERIWSAQLYNDVTWGSPILSDNGMLYVSSMYTHDGQFPSGVYAFQTDATGLLPNCGSSTFQLSNAHNGRR